One Rhinoraja longicauda isolate Sanriku21f chromosome 18, sRhiLon1.1, whole genome shotgun sequence DNA segment encodes these proteins:
- the LOC144602380 gene encoding chaperone Ric-8A-like, producing the protein MELNAALERLESGDQARALPALQRFISENSQCFLFDVEGREQRRRLAALVLGLLDRDPQPSCRLACLGCLRILSRDRHSLRPLSSAGALRTLARAAGIDGGADWLELGAERQGGEEYWRCPGAERAGPVVPETEDERPEPEVERQGSRVGPGVELQGPGVEREGPGEPEPGVERQGSWEGPGVEREGPGVEREALKVLCNLVLSCPEARAPCADSGLTLGLCRRARQISPDPGASFLQLRLLFLLTALRLDERRRLGLELRGLRLLTDLLQRTLGLDAAAAPGPEQPTLARQPAERAMEILKILFNITVDLNRRQVDEEDAAHYRHLAAILRHCLLTAAEGEERTEELQSHAVNLLVNLPLRCLDALLPARVPPGSVEYLGLNMDALQTLLGFLDTRLDRGQRLPEALSPVLLLLTVSARAHRETRKFLRMRVLPPLREVRTRPETGNSLRNKLVRLMTHVDTGLKLRAAELLFVLCKGSVPRLVKYTGYGNAAGLLAIRGLRDPRDDGAYSSDTDSDTEEFRDARADINPVTGRIEGRSLPPPMSEEQKQHEAQKLFLDLERLARGRIIQPLSLSADGRLRPIEAILRPLGEERESGSESD; encoded by the exons CGACTGGCAGCGCTGGTGCTCGGCCTCCTGGATCGGGACCCACAGCCGTCCTGCCGGCTGGCCTGCCTCGGCTGCCTGCGCATCCTGTCCCGGGACAGACACAGCCTGCGGCCGCTTTCCAGCGCGGGGGCCTTGCGGACTCTGGCCCGGGCCGCGGGCATCGACGGTGGCGCGGATTGGCTGGAGCTCGGGGCTGAGCGACAGGGGGGCGAGGAGTATTGGCGCTGTCCCGGGGCGGAGCGGGCGGGACCAGTGGTGCCTGAGACCGAAGATGAGCGGCCGGAGCCCGAGGTGGAGCGACAGGGTTCCCGGGTGGGGCCCGGGGTGGAGTTACAGGGGCCCGGGGTGGAGCGGGAGGGACCCGGCGAGCCTGAGCCCGGGGTGGAGCGACAGGGTTCCTGGGAGGGGCCCGGGGTGGAGCGGGAGGG GCCCGGGGTGGAGCGGGAAGCGCTGAAGGTTCTGTGTAACCTGGTGCTGAGCTGCcccgaggcccgggcgccgtgcGCCGACAGCGGCCTGACGCTCGGTCTGTGCCGCCGGGCCCGGCAGATCAGCCCCGACCCCGGCGCCAGCTTCCTGCAGCTCCGTCTGCTCTTCCTGCTGACGGCGCTGCGACTGGACGAGCGGCGGCGCCTCGGCCTGGAGCTCCGCGGGCTCCGGCTGCTCACCGACCTCCTGCAGCGCACACTCGGCCTGGACGCGGCGGCGGCGCCGGGGCCCGAACAGCCGACACTCGCTCGCCAACCCGCCGAACGCGCCATGGAGATCCTCAAAATACTCTTCAACATCACCGTCGACTTGAACAGGAGGCAGGTGGACGAG GAGGACGCGGCTCATTACCGACACCTGGCGGCCATCCTGCGGCACTGCCTGCTGACCGCCGCCGAGGGAGAGGAGCGAACCGAGGAGCTGCAGAG CCACGCCGTGAACCTGTTGGTGAATTTGCCGCTGCGCTGCCTCGACGCGCTGCTCCCCGCCCGGGTGCCGCCCGGCTCCGTCGAGTATCTGGGGCTGAACATGGACGCGCTGCAGACGCTGCTCGGCTTCCTCGACACCAGGCTGGACCGG gggcagcggctgccggAGGCGCTCAGTCCGGTCCTGTTGCTGCTGACCGTGAGCGCGCGGGCGCACCGGGAGACCAGGAAGTTCCTGCGCATGCGG GTGCTGCCGCCGCTGCGCGAGGTGCGGACGCGGCCCGAGACCGGGAACTCGCTGCGGAACAAACTGGTCCGGCTCATGACCCACGTGGACACCGGGCTGAAGCTCCGCGCCGCAGAACTGCTCTTCGTGCTGTGCAAGGGCAGCG TGCCTCGTCTGGTCAAGTACACGGGCTACGGGAACGCGGCGGGACTGTTGGCGATCCGGGGGCTCCGGGACCCGCGCGATGACGGCGCCTACTCTTCGGACACGGACTCGGACACGGAGGAGTTCAGGGACGCGCGGGCGGA CATTAACCCGGTGACGGGCCGCATCgaggggcgctccctccccccgcccatGAGCGAGGAGCAGAAACAGCACGAGGCCCAGAAACTCTTCCTGGACTTGGAGCGACTGGCGAG GGGGCGCATCATTCAGCCGCTCAGCCTGTCGGCGGACGGGCGTCTCCGGCCGATCGAGGCGATACTGCGGCCTCTGGGCGAGGAGCGAGAGTCCGGCTCCGAATCCGATTGA